One window from the genome of Eucalyptus grandis isolate ANBG69807.140 chromosome 7, ASM1654582v1, whole genome shotgun sequence encodes:
- the LOC104453463 gene encoding probable flavin-containing monooxygenase 1 gives METKKIAIVGAGISGLLACKYTLSKGLHAIVFESEAGIGGVWTKTVETTKLQTPKPTYQFSDFPWPDSVAEDFPDTQQVLGYIKSYAHHFDLPKHIKFGTRVLSIRYEGPPGEAMQSWSLWGGDGRPFSSDGKWKIRVQDCLSLETEEDTYEVDFVILCVGRFSGIPNIPEFPPNRGPEAFHSKVIHSMDYAAMDYQAAKEFVSGKTVVVVGLQKSALDIAMECSAVNGVERPCTVLYKTEHWNLPDYLPWGVPLALLYLTRFSELLVHKPREGLLLSLMATLLSPLRWAISKFVESHIKRKLRLKKFGMVPKHSFLQEISSCLISTVPEKFYDRVEEGSIILKKAPAFGFCKNGISIDGEVEPLNSDLVILATGFRGEKKLLDLFESQLFQDCLSGSPNSIVPLYRACIHPRIPQLAVIGFSESAANLYTSEIRCRWLAELLAGTFKLPSIKEMEEDIEEWDKYMKRSSGPYYRRSCIAALHIWYNDQLCRDMGWNPKRKKGFFAELFEPYGPTDYVSP, from the exons ATGGAGACTAAAAAGATAGCCATAGTTGGTGCTGGGATCAGCGGCCTCCTAGCCTGCAAATACACCCTCTCTAAGGGCCTCCACGCCATCGTCTTCGAGTCTGAAGCCGGCATCGGAGGGGTCTGGACAAAGACCGTGGAGACCACGAAGCTCCAGACCCCAAAACCAACCTACCAGTTCTCGGACTTCCCATGGCCGGACTCGGTCGCCGAGGATTTCCCTGATACACAACAAGTGCTCGGGTACATCAAGTCATATGCCCACCACTTCGACCTGCCTAAGCACATCAAGTTCGGCACCAGGGTCCTTAGCATCAGGTACGAGGGGCCACCTGGTGAGGCGATGCAGTCATGGAGCCTGTGGGGCGGTGACGGCAGGCCATTCAGCTCGGATGGGAAGTGGAAGATCAGAGTGCAGGATTGTCTGAGCCTTGAAACCGAGGAAGAC ACGTATGAAGTGGACTTTGTGATTCTTTGTGTTGGGCGATTCAGTGGCATTCCGAACATACCGGAGTTTCCACCGAACAGAGGCCCGGAGGCGTTCCATAGCAAGGTGATCCACTCCATGGACTACGCAGCTATGGACTACCAAGCTGCGAAGGAGTTCGTCAGTGGCAAGACAGTGGTGGTCGTCGGGCTGCAGAAATCCGCATTGGACATTGCCATGGAGTGCTCAGCTGTTAATG GAGTGGAGCGGCCTTGTACGGTGTTGTACAAAACGGAACACTGGAACCTGCCGGATTATCTACCGTGGGGCGTGCCTCTCGCGCTTCTCTATCTCACCCGCTTCTCGGAGCTCCTCGTGCATAAGCCCAGAGAGGGCTTGTTGTTGAGCCTCATGGCCACGCTTTTATCGCCCCTG AGATGGGCGATTTCCAAGTTTGTTGAAAGCCACATAAAGCGAAAGCTTCGGTTGAAGAAGTTCGGGATGGTGCCAAAACACAGTTTCCTTCAAGAAATCAGCTCCTGCTTGATCTCGACCGTACCCGAAAAATTCTATGACAGGGTGGAAGAGGGAAGCATAATCTTGAAGAAGGCCCCAGCATTCGGATTCTGCAAGAACGGGATTTCAATCGATGGAGAGGTCGAGCCTCTGAATTCAGACTTGGTCATCCTCGCGACTGGGTTTAGGGGCGAAAAGAAGCTCCTAGATTTGTTTGAGTCGCAACTGTTTCAGGACTGCTTATCTGGATCTCCTAATTCAATAGTTCCACTATACAG AGCATGCATCCATCCCCGAATTCCCCAACTAGCAGTGATCGGGTTCTCAGAAAGTGCTGCAAACTTGTACACATCAGAGATACGGTGCCGGTGGCTAGCCGAGCTTCTCGCAGGTACGTTCAAGCTACCTTCCATtaaggagatggaggaggatATAGAAGAGTGGGACAAGTACATGAAGCGATCTTCAGGTCCATACTACAGAAGATCATGCATTGCTGCACTTCACATTTGGTACAATGATCAACTGTGCAGAGACATGGGATGGAACCCTAAGAGAAAGAAGGGATTCTTTGCTGAGCTGTTTGAGCCTTATGGCCCAACAGATTATGTCTCTCCATGA